Proteins found in one Sorghum bicolor cultivar BTx623 chromosome 1, Sorghum_bicolor_NCBIv3, whole genome shotgun sequence genomic segment:
- the LOC8070515 gene encoding LOW QUALITY PROTEIN: hypersensitive-induced response protein 3 (The sequence of the model RefSeq protein was modified relative to this genomic sequence to represent the inferred CDS: inserted 1 base in 1 codon; substituted 1 base at 1 genomic stop codon) encodes MRKGKRNGCLIRKLTDNVFVTVVVSIQYQAMEDKTSDCPYKLSNPNAQIQSYIFELIRATVPKLELDDTFEQKNEIAKAVEEELERAMXIVQTLIVDIEPDERXKRATNEISVAARLRVAANEKAEAEKIIQIKRAEGEAEAKYLSGLGIARRQAIVDGLRDSVLGFSGNVTGTSAKDVMDFGTMKEIGVASKSSAVFLPYGPGAVADIASQT; translated from the exons ATGCGTAAAGGAAAACGAAATGGATGTTTGATCAGGAAGCTGACT GATAATGTTTTCGTTACTGTTGTTGTATCCATTCAATACCAGGCGATGGAAGACAAAACAAGTGAT tgcccttataagCTGAGCAACCCAAATGCTCAAATTCAATCATACATCTTTG AACTTATAAGGGCAACTGTTCCCAAACTAGAACTGGATGATACTTTTGAGCAAAAGAATGAAATAGCAAAGGCTGTGGAGGAGGAGCTTGAAAGGGCAATGTAGATTGTGCAAACACTCATTGTTGATATTGAACCAGATGAAA TTAAAAGAGCTACGAATGAAATCAGTGTTG CTGCAAGACTGCGTGTTGCGGCAAATGAGAAGGCAGAGGCAGAGAAAATCATTCAGATCAAAAGGGCTGAGGGTGAGGCTGAAGCCAAGTATCTCTCTGGTCTAGGAATTGCACGGCGACAAGCCATAGTTGATGGGCTAAGAGATAGTGTACTTGGCTTTAGTGGCAACGTGACTGGGACTTCAGCTAAGGATGTCATGGATTTTGGCACCATGAAAGAAATTGGTGTAGCATCCAAATCTTCTGCAGTTTTCCTCCCATATGGTCCTGGTGCTGTTGCAGATATTGCCAGTCAAACCTGA